In a single window of the Rhodamnia argentea isolate NSW1041297 chromosome 2, ASM2092103v1, whole genome shotgun sequence genome:
- the LOC115735067 gene encoding ran-binding protein M homolog isoform X1, with the protein MNNNSNNDCSSNSNSNSTSSHLNSHSTASCASDRGDLGWHFLELARLGSASAPGPADGGEESPTELNTINSSGGFLVVSTDKLSVKYTSVNLHGHDVGVVQANRPAPVRRLAYYFEIYVKDAGAKGQIGIGFTSENFKMRRQPGWEPNSCGYHGDDGFLYRGQGKGEAFGPTYTSGDVVGAGINYATQEFFFTKNKAVVGTVYKDMKGPLFPTISVHSLNEEIDVNFGQKPFAFDIKAYEAQERMRQQSTIEKISLPPNISYGKFTIWILRIVRSYLLHYGYEDTLSSFDMASKSTIPPISLDQENGFDEQEILYALNQRKTLRQLIRNGEINAAFSKLRDWYPQVVQDEKSAICFLLHCQKFIELVRVGDLEEAIKYGRVELQRFFEMDGCFKDLVQDCVSLLAYEHPKESFVGYLLEESQREVVADTVNAMILATNPSAKDFQGCLHSYLERLLRQLTACCLERRSLNGDQGEAFHLHRVLHNSNMRC; encoded by the exons caacagcaacaacgattgcagcagcaacagcaacagcaacagcacgAGCTCGCACCTCAACAGCCACAGCACCGCCAGTTGCGCCTCCGATCGCGGCGATCTCGGCTGGCACTTCTTGGAGCTGGCTCGGCTTGGGTCTGCTAGTGCTCCGGGCCCGGCGGACGGGGGCGAGGAGTCCCCGACGGAGCTCAACACCATCAACAGCTCCGGCGGCTTCCTCGTAGTGTCGACCGACAAGCTATCCGTGAAGTACACGAGCGTGAACCTCCATGGCCACGACGTCGGCGTCGTGCAAGCCAACAGGCCTGCCCCGGTGCGGCGGCTTGCCTACTATTTCGAGATTTACGTGAAGGACGCGGGTGCTAAGGGTCAGATAGGGATTGGCTTCACCAGCGAGAATTTCAAGATGCGGAGGCAGCCTGG GTGGGAACCCAACAGTTGTGGTTATCATGGTGATGATGGGTTTCTTTATCGTGGGCAAGGAAAGGGAGAAGCTTTTGGACCAACTTATACATCTGGTGACGTAGTCGGTGCGGGCATCAACTATGCTACACAGGAGTTCTTCTTCAC TAAAAACAAGGCAGTAGTGGGAACAGTCTACAAGGACATGAAAGGTCCCTTATTCCCCACAATTTCTGTTCATAGCCTAAATGAAGA GATTGATGTTAACTTTGGGCAAAAACCATTTGCCTTTGATATCAAG GCATATGAAGCTCAAGAGAGAATGAGACAACAATCAACGATAGAAAAAATATCTTTGCCACCAAACATCAGCTATGG AAAGTTCACCATTTGGATTCTCAGGATTGTTCGTTCATACTTGCTACATTACGGGTACGAAGATACACTAAGTTCATTCGACATGGCTAGTAAAAGCACCATTCCTCCAATTTCTTTAGATCAAGAAAATGGCTTTGATGAACAGGAGATTCTCTATGCTTTAAACCAGAGGAAGACTCTTCGTCAG CTGATACGAAATGGGGAAATCAATGCAGCATTCAGTAAACTCCGTGACTGGTATCCACAAGTTGTTCAG GATGAAAAATCAGCTATTTGCTTTCTCCTTCATTGCCAAAAGTTCATCGAACTAGTTCGG GTTGGAGACCTGGAGGAGGCTATCAAATATGGAAGAGTTGAATTACAAAGGTTTTTTGAGATGGATGGTTGCTTCAAGGATCTAGTACAG GATTGTGTATCTTTATTGGCATATGAACACCCAAAGGAGTCCTTTGTTGGTTATCTACTTGAGGAGTCACAGCGGGAGGTGGTAGCTGACACGGTGAATGCAATGATCTTGGCGACAAATCCCAGCGCAAAAGATTTTCAGGGTTGCCTGCACTCCTATCTGGAGAGGTTATTGAGGCAGCTGACTGCTTGTTGCTTGGAGAGAAGGTCGTTGAATGGAGATCAAGGTGAAGCTTTCCATCTGCACAGAGTTCTTCACAACAGCAACATGAGATGCTAA
- the LOC115735067 gene encoding ran-binding protein M homolog isoform X2, with the protein MNNNSNNDCSSNSNSNSTSSHLNSHSTASCASDRGDLGWHFLELARLGSASAPGPADGGEESPTELNTINSSGGFLVVSTDKLSVKYTSVNLHGHDVGVVQANRPAPVRRLAYYFEIYVKDAGAKGQIGIGFTSENFKMRRQPGWEPNSCGYHGDDGFLYRGQGKGEAFGPTYTSGDVVGAGINYATQEFFFTKNKAVVGTVYKDMKGPLFPTISVHSLNEEIDVNFGQKPFAFDIKAYEAQERMRQQSTIEKISLPPNISYGIVRSYLLHYGYEDTLSSFDMASKSTIPPISLDQENGFDEQEILYALNQRKTLRQLIRNGEINAAFSKLRDWYPQVVQDEKSAICFLLHCQKFIELVRVGDLEEAIKYGRVELQRFFEMDGCFKDLVQDCVSLLAYEHPKESFVGYLLEESQREVVADTVNAMILATNPSAKDFQGCLHSYLERLLRQLTACCLERRSLNGDQGEAFHLHRVLHNSNMRC; encoded by the exons caacagcaacaacgattgcagcagcaacagcaacagcaacagcacgAGCTCGCACCTCAACAGCCACAGCACCGCCAGTTGCGCCTCCGATCGCGGCGATCTCGGCTGGCACTTCTTGGAGCTGGCTCGGCTTGGGTCTGCTAGTGCTCCGGGCCCGGCGGACGGGGGCGAGGAGTCCCCGACGGAGCTCAACACCATCAACAGCTCCGGCGGCTTCCTCGTAGTGTCGACCGACAAGCTATCCGTGAAGTACACGAGCGTGAACCTCCATGGCCACGACGTCGGCGTCGTGCAAGCCAACAGGCCTGCCCCGGTGCGGCGGCTTGCCTACTATTTCGAGATTTACGTGAAGGACGCGGGTGCTAAGGGTCAGATAGGGATTGGCTTCACCAGCGAGAATTTCAAGATGCGGAGGCAGCCTGG GTGGGAACCCAACAGTTGTGGTTATCATGGTGATGATGGGTTTCTTTATCGTGGGCAAGGAAAGGGAGAAGCTTTTGGACCAACTTATACATCTGGTGACGTAGTCGGTGCGGGCATCAACTATGCTACACAGGAGTTCTTCTTCAC TAAAAACAAGGCAGTAGTGGGAACAGTCTACAAGGACATGAAAGGTCCCTTATTCCCCACAATTTCTGTTCATAGCCTAAATGAAGA GATTGATGTTAACTTTGGGCAAAAACCATTTGCCTTTGATATCAAG GCATATGAAGCTCAAGAGAGAATGAGACAACAATCAACGATAGAAAAAATATCTTTGCCACCAAACATCAGCTATGG GATTGTTCGTTCATACTTGCTACATTACGGGTACGAAGATACACTAAGTTCATTCGACATGGCTAGTAAAAGCACCATTCCTCCAATTTCTTTAGATCAAGAAAATGGCTTTGATGAACAGGAGATTCTCTATGCTTTAAACCAGAGGAAGACTCTTCGTCAG CTGATACGAAATGGGGAAATCAATGCAGCATTCAGTAAACTCCGTGACTGGTATCCACAAGTTGTTCAG GATGAAAAATCAGCTATTTGCTTTCTCCTTCATTGCCAAAAGTTCATCGAACTAGTTCGG GTTGGAGACCTGGAGGAGGCTATCAAATATGGAAGAGTTGAATTACAAAGGTTTTTTGAGATGGATGGTTGCTTCAAGGATCTAGTACAG GATTGTGTATCTTTATTGGCATATGAACACCCAAAGGAGTCCTTTGTTGGTTATCTACTTGAGGAGTCACAGCGGGAGGTGGTAGCTGACACGGTGAATGCAATGATCTTGGCGACAAATCCCAGCGCAAAAGATTTTCAGGGTTGCCTGCACTCCTATCTGGAGAGGTTATTGAGGCAGCTGACTGCTTGTTGCTTGGAGAGAAGGTCGTTGAATGGAGATCAAGGTGAAGCTTTCCATCTGCACAGAGTTCTTCACAACAGCAACATGAGATGCTAA
- the LOC115735067 gene encoding ran-binding protein M homolog isoform X3 — protein MNNNSNNDCSSNSNSNSTSSHLNSHSTASCASDRGDLGWHFLELARLGSASAPGPADGGEESPTELNTINSSGGFLVVSTDKLSVKYTSVNLHGHDVGVVQANRPAPVRRLAYYFEIYVKDAGAKGQIGIGFTSENFKMRRQPGWEPNSCGYHGDDGFLYRGQGKGEAFGPTYTSGDVVGAGINYATQEFFFTKNKAVVGTVYKDMKGPLFPTISVHSLNEEIDVNFGQKPFAFDIKAYEAQERMRQQSTIEKISLPPNISYGKFTIWILRIVRSYLLHYGYEDTLSSFDMASKSTIPPISLDQENGFDEQEILYALNQRKTLRQLIRNGEINAAFSKLRDWYPQVVQVGDLEEAIKYGRVELQRFFEMDGCFKDLVQDCVSLLAYEHPKESFVGYLLEESQREVVADTVNAMILATNPSAKDFQGCLHSYLERLLRQLTACCLERRSLNGDQGEAFHLHRVLHNSNMRC, from the exons caacagcaacaacgattgcagcagcaacagcaacagcaacagcacgAGCTCGCACCTCAACAGCCACAGCACCGCCAGTTGCGCCTCCGATCGCGGCGATCTCGGCTGGCACTTCTTGGAGCTGGCTCGGCTTGGGTCTGCTAGTGCTCCGGGCCCGGCGGACGGGGGCGAGGAGTCCCCGACGGAGCTCAACACCATCAACAGCTCCGGCGGCTTCCTCGTAGTGTCGACCGACAAGCTATCCGTGAAGTACACGAGCGTGAACCTCCATGGCCACGACGTCGGCGTCGTGCAAGCCAACAGGCCTGCCCCGGTGCGGCGGCTTGCCTACTATTTCGAGATTTACGTGAAGGACGCGGGTGCTAAGGGTCAGATAGGGATTGGCTTCACCAGCGAGAATTTCAAGATGCGGAGGCAGCCTGG GTGGGAACCCAACAGTTGTGGTTATCATGGTGATGATGGGTTTCTTTATCGTGGGCAAGGAAAGGGAGAAGCTTTTGGACCAACTTATACATCTGGTGACGTAGTCGGTGCGGGCATCAACTATGCTACACAGGAGTTCTTCTTCAC TAAAAACAAGGCAGTAGTGGGAACAGTCTACAAGGACATGAAAGGTCCCTTATTCCCCACAATTTCTGTTCATAGCCTAAATGAAGA GATTGATGTTAACTTTGGGCAAAAACCATTTGCCTTTGATATCAAG GCATATGAAGCTCAAGAGAGAATGAGACAACAATCAACGATAGAAAAAATATCTTTGCCACCAAACATCAGCTATGG AAAGTTCACCATTTGGATTCTCAGGATTGTTCGTTCATACTTGCTACATTACGGGTACGAAGATACACTAAGTTCATTCGACATGGCTAGTAAAAGCACCATTCCTCCAATTTCTTTAGATCAAGAAAATGGCTTTGATGAACAGGAGATTCTCTATGCTTTAAACCAGAGGAAGACTCTTCGTCAG CTGATACGAAATGGGGAAATCAATGCAGCATTCAGTAAACTCCGTGACTGGTATCCACAAGTTGTTCAG GTTGGAGACCTGGAGGAGGCTATCAAATATGGAAGAGTTGAATTACAAAGGTTTTTTGAGATGGATGGTTGCTTCAAGGATCTAGTACAG GATTGTGTATCTTTATTGGCATATGAACACCCAAAGGAGTCCTTTGTTGGTTATCTACTTGAGGAGTCACAGCGGGAGGTGGTAGCTGACACGGTGAATGCAATGATCTTGGCGACAAATCCCAGCGCAAAAGATTTTCAGGGTTGCCTGCACTCCTATCTGGAGAGGTTATTGAGGCAGCTGACTGCTTGTTGCTTGGAGAGAAGGTCGTTGAATGGAGATCAAGGTGAAGCTTTCCATCTGCACAGAGTTCTTCACAACAGCAACATGAGATGCTAA